TAAAGGAACGTATGTTTTGTTTAGTAACATttcatattgtattatattcagTTGCCCAACtcgcaaattatttaacaaatcaaTAAATTCTACATCATTTTGTTGACGCATATTAGTCTTTAATTCACATAAACCAAAATATCGCCATAAATGTGGCTCTCCTTGAAAGCATGCAGATTGTTTAAGACACCAATTTCCTTTTACAGGTGGTAATTGCATAATATCTccaaacaataatatattaacaccaccaaataattcattattatttttaaattcctgAAGACAAAGATGAACTGctcttaatatttcatatgaaaccattgatatatatttcgtcAATAATCAACTATTTAATATAGCGCCATTTACGTCTGGCATCTTCAAGACGCTGCCCTGTTAACTGTCTGTATACTGTAGGTTTTCCTTTTTCTACTGCCAAAAAGAATGCACAGTGTAAAGTACGTCCATTAATTAATCTAGCTGCGACACCAGTAAGAGCAGTCACTTCGACGAACGTCGGTTTAAATAAACGATCTATAGTAGGGGCATAACATCGTTTAATCTGTTGTactatcatttttaaaagaaacgtTTTCCCACATCCTGCTCCTCCTGTAATAAACAATCGTAAAACTTCAATAACTTGGCCTTGAAGTTCTTGTTTAATATGATTAGTAATTGTATTGAATAAATGAGATTGTTCTATATTCATActtctaacatttttttcaatttcttcaaCAGATATAACATGATCTATTTCATTGAAATCATCATGCaaatcaaaatcaatattatcatCATATCCTTCTACTATACAACGTGCGCGATCTTCGTTTCTTACTGTGGAATGTGCATTAACTTCATCATTATCAAATGCAACAATTTGGGCTATAACTTCTTGTAATTCCCGTTCTACAAATTGAAACTGCTCAATATTCTGTTCTCTACGTAAAGGTCGTAATAAATGACGCTTTGCATTAAATGCTTGTTCTGCTGATTCATATTCTTCAAGTAATTCTTCCTCTTTTCTGAAAGGAACATGGGCTACTAAATAACTATAGAAATATGCTTCTCGATTAGCAGTTTGAACAAAATATCGCGTTCTTAAAACTGCATGTCGTGTacgttttttcatttttgtaccATCTTGCAAACGAATGTATTTAGTTGGAATGACGACATTATTTTCACCATAAACTTCAATATCTCCATCTTCTTCATAATTATCAAATCGTGATACACATTCATATGCGATAGCAAATTCAGCTAAACTGAGATCACTTAAATTCTCCGGACGTAAACAGTAACgatcaaatatatttgcgtATATATCATTCATATAACCATCACAACGTAACATACGATAACGTTCTCTTGGAAAGCAAGTGTTTAGAAAAACAACTTTTTGCGAACTATCACGTAATTTTAAATGACATAAACGGAATGCGCATTCACAAGCAGATACTTGTCTATGTCGAAGTATAGTCATTGATacagcaaataattattttcttatgtcCCCACCGTATCTCTGCACTCTACTAATTGCATCTTTAATAGCTTGACCTACATCTTGAGGTTCGTGTTTAGCTGCATATTTAGCTATATAATACGCTATACCTGTAACATTCCCACAAGGTTGTAAGTCCATGTTACCACtccataatttaataattacagaattGTAATTGTTAACATAAATATCTGAAGAATTacgttttaaaatacaaaaacgtCCATTATGACGGATAGCTTCATCTGGTCCTAGCAACTTAGTTTTATCACTAATTAATCTAGGAAATCCAAATCGACATTGACTATGTTGTCTATCTTTGTAACATGTAGTAGTATGTTTATGTACTTGAACGCGTGCTATAAGTGAATCTAATGCCTCATCTCCTGTATGAGATGTACAAGATACAACTTTATCAATAAGAGCAATACCATCTGGAGTTTCAAATGGCGGGATTCCTTCATTCCAGCATAACATATGTAAATGTGGACTACCTCTATTTTGAAATTCTATTCTCCAccaaaaatctattaattttccaCCTAATAAAGTGTTGTCATTCTGTAATATACGCATAATAGCATGGACACGAACCATAAAATGTCGAGATAATGCTACCGGATGTTCAACAACTAAACGTTGTTTTTGATCGAATGAAAGATCATCTacattctcttcttttcttcctgCTGCAATTAAACATGCTTGCAATATATCTTTCCAATTTAAATCATTGCAACTTAATGTTAAAATCCATTGTGGGGGGCCTAAATTACGCACCATAGCAATTAAACCACTACATGCGGTTTGCCAGTAAGCATTAGAACCACGTAAAGCTCTCATATTgatatgcaaattttgtaCAAGACCTTCTGGTATATTATTGCCTTGTCTTAGTCTAAGACATACACCAACATTTTGTCGAGCTCGATAATATTCCATAACggataaagaataaaataaataatcattccGCTGAAATCTAGAATCCTGACACATAATGCGTGCTTGAAAATAATCTAATGGCGTTATAGAATATGGCCGTGATGGCTTGTGAAGTCCATTTCGTCCTTTTGGAAAGAGGAAAAACCAAGCTAACTCTTCAGCTCGAAGTTCAGTATACATTTGTATGGGTTCTGTAGTCTTCCGTCGTAATGTATAATATGGAGCATTTTGCACTTCAGCGTTTTCAATAACAGATTCAACATCAGGTATAACTTCATTAATGGGTCGTAAAACTGAGGatgttataatacaattatcattattcctattttcaatattttgatcaaattgTGCAATGTTCttgttatcaatattttgatcaaattgTGCAATGTTCTCGTTACATTCATGAATGGGAATATTTAAACGAGTAGTTTGTGTTTGATTGTGTTCATTAGAATGTATACAAGGACAAACAAAAGTTATAGTATATTGATTACCGAAAGTATTATTTGAAGATTTTGGTATagtatttttcaacatattatacattgataatattgttgGAAAACGAATCAGACATGCTGTACCATTTTGTGCTGGTCTACCTTTTGGTCCTCttgaatgcaaattaaatatccAAAAAGTATTATTGAATTGAAATATAGCAACGGAAATTCCATTGGCAGTTAATATTCCATAAATTTgatcttgaaagaaaatacttAAAGCATTTCTCAAATTTGGAAATCCTTCAGCgctattatcattatataaatgtcCTGATATGTTTTCATTATTAGTGATTAAGAGAgtaataatattcccaaaaatttcaatatctcTATCTAGTTCATCAACTGATAAAAACTCTCTGTCAATTTCAGCAAAATGAGGCTCATTGCGCTTTAAtagactttttaaatataacgcATCTcctatcaataaaatattatcaataagaTTTCTTGTCCAAGTCGAAGGACAATGTAATAAACACATAGCTATTGCAACTACTGCATTCGCCGTACATTGTTTTCCTCTTGTTAAATCAGAAAATATCTCGTAACCTTGATGCATAGAACCTCTGATAATTGCTCTGTCCCcagatatttctattaaatctaTCTTGCTTACTTCTTGAGTTTctatagcaaaattatttatattcccatagttaattatatcattatcttGTGCTACAATTACTTGACATATTTGTGAAATGTCAAAATTTGTAGCGtcaagattaatattaacgtTTTGATATAAAggattattttgaattaaccACGATAAAGCAGCTGATAAATTCTGCACGTTTACTTGAAATTGTCGgcattgttcaatattttcaagttGTTCACATACAATAATCATGCCTGTTTCTGCAACTGGTAATGGTAATTGTTCTGAGATTTCTTCAACATCACGTGCGAATAAAACAGCTTGCCCTCGAAAACCTGATTGACCAAATCGTCCAcctaatttaataatttttataaatggaaCGATTCTTGATAAAAGTCTTTGCTCCATATCacttaaatttcttataacgTCCGGAATGTCATCTAAAAACATCCCATATAACATCGGACAttctatgaatatatatttttgttccataatatgaaaataatatcttgtATGTCAAATGTTTATACATTACATGTACATAATTTGGATGTATATCACAATATAtgacatgtatatttattaatgtactttatatgtatatatagtacaATGTATGTCAAATGTTCatacataatatgtatatactttgacgtacataatatgtatatatattgctgtacattatatatacatacaatatgcTATTGCTAAGTACATACATTGCacatacataatttgtatatactttattaaacgtaatatgtatatacattagacatacataatttgtatatactttgatgtatataatatgtatatatattgctgtacattatatatacatacaatatgcTATTGCTAAGTACATACATTGCacatacataatttgtatatactttattaaacgtaatatgtatatacattagacatacataatttgtatatactttgatgtatataatgtgtatatatattgctgtatattatatatacatacaatatgcTATTGCTAAGTACATACATTGCacatacataatttgtatatactttattaaacgtaatatgtatatacatccCAGCAAACACAGAATATTGCAgtaacattgcagcaatgttgcaacattgtagcAACATTacagcaatattgcaaaattgccacaatgttgctgcaatgttctgtgtttgctgggattagacatacataatttgtatatactttgatgtatataatgtgtatatatattgctgtacattatatatacatacattatgcTATTACATTGcacatacataatttatatatgctaTACTgtgtattatgtatatttattaatagatattatagtttattttattatttattatattattgtatatgtgTGAAGCTCtggcaattttaattaacttttcaactaacaaaatgaatatttttttattgcattaggcccaatgcaataaagaaaaatatttaaagataggaatattaaataatataagaaaaggaaaagaagaatttattctttttctcttatttaatatttattcctattcctaatattttctctgttATGCGTTGGAccttaggccggtattcatagtccgttcttatattcaagattgtcttaagtacagacttatattcgctctcttcgtcagacacaatctatgtgtgacgaagagagcgaatataagtccgtatttaagacgatcttgaatataagaacggactatgaataccggccttagTATCAGATCACGTGTTCAATCACGCATGCACGTTTCGTCGGGCATATTAATCCCTGCAGTGACACTCCACGTGGTCTGTATTCTTTCGCGTCAAAGTTTCTGTGTAGTAATGATACATACTAATACATTTCAACATTTTACATcatattattagtttattctCTTCGATTATTAGACGAATCTTTCTCAGAGTAAGTActacaatacatatatttataacttaaatatttatttatcctgTTTAGTCTAACCTCTAATTTTAGCCATGGATAAGTTagagaacaaaaataaaataaagtttcacagaaaacttaaaaataaattaaatcgatCTCTAGCactaattaacaataattctgTATCACTTTATAATTCTCATATCAATGATAACgttagaaaaattacaattgataATATTGCTACTGATAGTACAACATTGCATACAAACTcttgttataataatgatattaacgTCAATGTTCCATATTACAATGAGTTATCTAATGATGCCGAATcatcaaataatattgaatataataataatagtgcCAAAAATGATGTATCGTTAACTTCAAAATTAGCTACATGGGCggtaaaagataatataactttatcgGCGTTAGGAAATCTACTTTCGATAATACGAGAAATACCGGGATGTGATAATATTCCGAAAGATCCGAGAACGCTTCTAAAAACacctaataaaataattgtaacacCTTTAGGTTCcggaacatatttttatttcggtatagaaaaaacgttaaatttattttgtataaagcATGGAATCAATATCGAACAAAATAAAGAGTTTTTATTAGCAGTCAATATTGATGGTTTACCTTTAAGCAGAAGTTCTAATAGCTCGTTGTGGCCTATTTTATGCTCggtaaaatcaataaaaattcttataaaacaagTATTTTTAGTTGCTTTATATCATGGTTCAGAAAAACCGAAATCTGCTAATGattttcttaaagattttGTAAATGAATGTATTCATCTATCAAATAatggaatattaataaattcttttagatataaattccGAATTTTTATGTTAGTTTGTAATTCACCTGCAAAATCATATGCTTTAGCTATTAAAAGTCATACAGGCTATTTTTCTTGCACAAAATGTGATGAAGAGGGTGAAATGTTTAATCATGTACTATGCTTTACGGAAACAGAACGTTTTTGCAAAAGAaccgatattttatttagaactGCTGCTCAAGAGGAACATCATATTGgcaaaagtatattattagatataccAAACTTTAATATGATAGACAGTGTACCAATAGATTATATGCATAATCTCTTATTAGGTGGCATGAAAAGACTTTGCCATAAACGGTATGGATGGATTTATGGTAAACCACCTCATAAATTACAAGCTTCTAATGTAAATACAATTTCGGAAAATCttctaaaattaaagcaatatgTTCCTTatgaattttcaagaaaaacacGTTCTATACTTGATTGTAAGAGATATAAAGCTACggaatttagattttttttgctCTATGCTGGtcctattattttaaaagacgTTTTGTCatctaaaatttacaataattttattacattaaatcttGCAAGTTCCATAATGATAAGTCAATATTATTCGAGATTTGAAAACTATGTATTATATGCTCATAATttgatgaaacattttatttgccaatctattaaaatttacggtcCAGACTTTGTATCACACAACATACATAACTTCTTGCATTTAAGtgattgtgtaaaattatatggTTTACTTGATAATTTTAGCGCTTTtccttttgaaaattacatgcaacaattaaagaaaaagattcgcAAATCTGCTTTACCTTTACAACAAATCATACATCGTGTGTTTGAGGAAAGTAATATTCAACATAGTTTTTCTATTACGAACAATGATTCTGTAAAGCTATTGATAGAACATTCCAATGGTCCTTTGACAAATAATTGCACATTTCCACAATACaaaagaatacaaataaataattattacttagatatttcaaaaaaagctgataaatttgtagaattaaagaataatgtaatagttaaaattgaaaattttgcttcTTGTGAAAACTCTATATGTTTATTAGGCTATAGATATAATAAGCaaggtaatttttattcaaagccATGTTCATCATCCTTATTTAATATCCAATATataaagaaggaaaataaCTCACTTGAGGTATGGAACATTGattttatcaaaagaaaattgGTAGTGTTACCTTACAAACACAAACTTGTTTCATTTCCattgttacatatataaattattgctaattttaaattgatttaaaaaatgtataacattaattgtgctaaaatttgtaataatttttttttaatataatatataaatatgtgtattattaattattattaattattattagattaatttttttcatgttttacgttttaaaatctttacatgcataaaaattttattctttattataaataagtaaaaatgtgaaattagtTGTATTCTataaacttgtttatttacatattgtaatatgtaatatgtatttcttttgttgtaaaatattctacaaTAACCTAATCGTGATGACAAGATGAGCTGGATTGTCGTAAAATTTGATGGTGAAGAAACAGTAGAAGCTGTACCGAAAACATGgtatatcgaaaaaaattcacaatgTTATTGGCCACCTGAAGGCACTGTGAAACATGTTATAATagactttataaaaaagaaacatcaaCCTGCAGCAAATTGGATGCTCTATGAAGCAAGTGTTTTGGGCATTTATGGTAAAaacacacatttttatatatatattatatatatatatatatatatatatatatatatatatataaataaaaatatatatatatatatatatatatatatacaacacacacacacacacatacacacaaatatgtggcaaatatatattttacacttcataaatcttttatgtatatatttatataactgtaTTGTATAAGTATTAGTGATATCTATTgcttattatgataatttatttaactatgagaaatacaaattccgcatttatttctcatttttatctaatttaattgaaataaataaataatctaattttaattgaattataagttattttatttatttaaaattctataattttttataattttttaataattttttaataattttaataatttttaataattttttagataactATAAAAAAGCACAACAGAAAGCTAATAAAGCAAGAAATACAAACATTCTTTCTTCCAACAATGAagaattgaaacaaaaaaaaaaacatgataggaaaaagaatagaaggcctcaaaataaatctaatagTGAATATGAACTGTCCTCTGAAACAGAAATATCATTAGACGATTCAGTATACCCTGACGTTCCaattgaacaaataaattcaagCAATAGTAAGAAGCAATAGTAAAGAATATGATgctaacataaaattacatttacgtaataaaaaaaaattaaaaaatattttaataaatattataaattttatttattatctgtattctaaatatttttaatgaaaagtatttttaataaagataatttatattaaaaaatgcaaaaatatataaaacatataagaaaagtttaaaattctatttgcacttttttttatttctttaaattaatactaatttaatatttgtaacagctattaatctattaaaaaagtatataattatataaaaaagatatatttaattcttttttaggcATGAGAGTAGAAAATAACACTCGTAAGAATAATCAGTCAAAAGTTATTACTCATGATACTACTTCTACTTGTGGTATTACTCTTCCTACTTCTAATACtgcattatcatataaatctGGCTCGACTTTAGAACAAAATACTTTCGAGAGAGATAGTTcgtatttgatatatttcacaatttattacactataattacataaataaatataattttgtaattaaattctggaaaaaatattactatacaATACTTAGaatcaattatttacattttagaaTTTGAAAAACGAGTTTTCAGAGAGTTGCATCTTCtcagtttaaaaattgatgataTTTCTGAAGGTAta
This window of the Linepithema humile isolate Giens D197 chromosome 1, Lhum_UNIL_v1.0, whole genome shotgun sequence genome carries:
- the LOC136997291 gene encoding uncharacterized protein isoform X1 codes for the protein MSWIVVKFDGEETVEAVPKTWYIEKNSQCYWPPEGTVKHVIIDFIKKKHQPAANWMLYEASVLGIYDNYKKAQQKANKARNTNILSSNNEELKQKKKHDRKKNRRPQNKSNSEYELSSETEISLDDSVYPDVPIEQINSSNSMRVENNTRKNNQSKVITHDTTSTCGITLPTSNTALSYKSGSTLEQNTFERDKFEKRVFRELHLLSLKIDDISEGINALLKNKADEVKQSVCNEIPEIIQLFPLNENSLAELEDWLMNSEDNKTILSQNLSRIGGSCIKEIVRRIMYRVFTNEVGMSYSWEGAKKKKVFKNLAVASVILSAVRLNKNAQECTDSEIICFIKAWLVRSKDRFNNNNKGKNIAPQRVEIEESTH
- the LOC136997291 gene encoding uncharacterized protein isoform X2, translating into MSWIVVKFDGEETVEAVPKTWYIEKNSQCYWPPEGTVKHVIIDFIKKKHQPAANWMLYEASVLGIYDNYKKAQQKANKARNTNILSSNNEELKQKKKHDRKKNRRPQNKSNSEYELSSETEISLDDSVYPDVPIEQINSSNKFEKRVFRELHLLSLKIDDISEGINALLKNKADEVKQSVCNEIPEIIQLFPLNENSLAELEDWLMNSEDNKTILSQNLSRIGGSCIKEIVRRIMYRVFTNEVGMSYSWEGAKKKKVFKNLAVASVILSAVRLNKNAQECTDSEIICFIKAWLVRSKDRFNNNNKGKNIAPQRVEIEESTH